In Providencia rettgeri, the following proteins share a genomic window:
- the miaB gene encoding tRNA (N6-isopentenyl adenosine(37)-C2)-methylthiotransferase MiaB codes for MSTNKKLYIKTWGCQMNEYDSSKMVSLLENTHGYQLTEIAEEADLLLLNTCSIREKAQEKVFHQLGRWKFFKDKNPDIIIGVGGCVASQEGDFIRQRAPSVDIVFGPQTLHRLPEMINQVQGTRSPVIDISFPEIEKFDRLPEPRAEGPTAFVSIMEGCNKYCTFCVVPYTRGEEVSRPCDDILFEIAQLAAQGVREVNLLGQNVNAYRGETFDGEICSFAELLRLVAAIDGIDRVRFTTSHPIEFTDDIIEVYRDTPELVSFLHLPVQSGSDRILTMMKRAHTALEYKAIIRKLREARPGILISSDFIVGFPGETTDDFEKTMKLIADVNFDMSYSFVYSARPGTPAADLPDDVTEDEKKQRLYLLQQRINQQALSFSRQMVGTVQRILVEGTSRKNVMELSGRTENNRVVNFEGTPDMIGKFVDVEIVDVYTNSLRGKVIRTEDQMGLRVHESPESVIARTRKEDELGVGSFQP; via the coding sequence ATGTCGACGAATAAAAAGCTATACATTAAAACTTGGGGTTGCCAGATGAATGAGTATGACTCATCCAAAATGGTATCTTTATTAGAAAATACCCATGGTTATCAACTCACTGAAATTGCAGAAGAAGCCGATTTATTACTGCTTAATACCTGTTCAATTCGTGAAAAAGCACAAGAAAAAGTCTTCCATCAACTTGGTCGTTGGAAGTTTTTTAAAGACAAAAACCCTGACATTATTATTGGTGTAGGCGGCTGTGTCGCTTCACAAGAAGGGGATTTTATTCGCCAACGTGCACCAAGTGTTGACATCGTTTTCGGCCCGCAAACTTTGCACCGTTTGCCTGAGATGATTAACCAAGTTCAAGGCACTCGTAGCCCAGTTATCGATATCAGCTTCCCTGAAATTGAAAAGTTTGACCGTTTACCTGAACCTCGTGCCGAAGGACCAACGGCTTTCGTTTCGATAATGGAAGGCTGTAACAAGTACTGCACCTTCTGTGTAGTACCTTACACCCGAGGTGAAGAAGTTAGTCGCCCTTGTGATGATATCTTGTTTGAAATCGCGCAGTTAGCGGCACAAGGTGTACGTGAAGTTAATTTGCTTGGCCAAAACGTGAATGCCTACCGCGGTGAAACCTTTGATGGTGAAATTTGCTCATTTGCAGAATTATTGCGTTTAGTCGCTGCAATTGATGGTATCGACCGTGTGCGCTTTACCACTAGCCACCCAATTGAATTTACTGACGACATCATCGAAGTCTACCGCGATACCCCTGAATTAGTCAGCTTCTTGCATCTCCCCGTGCAAAGTGGCTCAGACCGCATTCTAACAATGATGAAACGTGCGCACACCGCACTTGAATACAAAGCCATTATTCGCAAACTGCGTGAAGCACGCCCTGGTATTCTGATCAGTTCGGACTTTATCGTGGGCTTCCCCGGTGAAACAACCGATGACTTCGAAAAAACAATGAAACTCATTGCAGACGTGAATTTTGACATGAGCTACAGCTTTGTCTACTCCGCACGTCCTGGCACACCCGCTGCAGATTTACCTGACGATGTAACTGAAGATGAGAAAAAACAGCGTCTATACTTACTGCAACAGCGTATTAATCAGCAGGCACTAAGCTTCAGCCGCCAAATGGTGGGAACCGTTCAACGTATCTTAGTTGAAGGAACATCCCGTAAAAACGTTATGGAGCTATCTGGACGTACTGAAAATAACCGTGTGGTAAACTTTGAAGGCACACCGGATATGATCGGTAAATTTGTGGATGTCGAAATTGTGGATGTCTATACCAACTCATTACGCGGTAAAGTCATTCGTACAGAAGACCAAATGGGTCTTCGCGTTCATGAATCGCCAGAATCTGTTATTGCACGTACCCGTAAAGAAGATGAGCTAGGTGTTGGTAGCTTTCAACCCTAA
- the ubiF gene encoding 3-demethoxyubiquinol 3-hydroxylase yields MNKLIESYDVVVVGAGMTGAAAALGFAQEGMRVALLEKAQPAAFDSQSAPDVRISAISRASVELLEQLGAWQHVKAMRSAPYRQLETWEEPDSNVVFDAQSLGLPELGFMVENRVLQLALWQECEKYSNLDLICPARLINLYQSKQQKEWMLALDDGRTLQAKLVVGADGANSQVRKMAGIGSRGWQYRQSCMLISIQTQQPQQDKTWQQFFPSGPRAFLPLYDNWASLVWYDSPAKIRRLQGMSMEQLTGAVSEAFPERLGPITAIASGAFPLTRHHASRYVMDGLALIGDAAHTINPLAGQGVNLGYRDVDALLKEVTYAREYIQPWNSIDVLKRYQRRRLPDNLIMQAGMDVFYMAFSEKLPGLKIVRNLGLMAAQRAGEAKKLALKYALGL; encoded by the coding sequence ATGAATAAATTAATCGAATCTTATGATGTTGTCGTCGTTGGCGCAGGGATGACTGGCGCGGCAGCAGCATTGGGCTTTGCTCAAGAAGGCATGCGAGTCGCTTTGCTTGAAAAAGCACAACCTGCGGCCTTTGACTCACAAAGTGCTCCTGATGTTCGTATTTCTGCGATTAGCCGCGCTTCTGTTGAATTGTTGGAACAATTAGGGGCTTGGCAACATGTGAAAGCAATGCGGAGTGCGCCATATCGCCAGTTAGAAACATGGGAAGAACCCGATAGCAATGTGGTTTTCGATGCTCAAAGCCTTGGGTTGCCTGAACTCGGTTTTATGGTAGAAAACCGTGTGTTACAACTTGCATTGTGGCAAGAATGTGAAAAATACAGCAATCTAGACCTTATCTGCCCTGCGAGACTTATCAATTTATATCAATCTAAGCAGCAAAAAGAGTGGATGTTGGCATTAGATGATGGCCGAACTTTACAAGCTAAGCTTGTGGTCGGCGCTGATGGCGCTAATTCGCAAGTCCGTAAAATGGCAGGAATTGGTAGCCGCGGCTGGCAGTATCGCCAATCATGTATGTTGATTAGTATTCAAACACAGCAGCCTCAGCAAGACAAAACATGGCAGCAGTTTTTTCCGTCAGGGCCGAGGGCATTTTTACCTCTGTATGATAATTGGGCCTCATTAGTCTGGTATGACAGTCCCGCAAAGATCAGACGTTTACAAGGTATGTCAATGGAACAATTGACGGGAGCGGTTTCTGAAGCTTTTCCTGAACGCTTAGGGCCGATCACTGCGATAGCTTCCGGGGCGTTTCCACTGACCCGTCACCACGCAAGTCGCTATGTAATGGATGGGCTGGCACTGATTGGCGATGCCGCTCATACTATCAACCCTTTAGCGGGGCAGGGAGTGAATTTAGGCTATCGAGATGTTGATGCATTGCTCAAAGAAGTGACTTACGCGCGTGAATACATACAACCATGGAATTCCATTGATGTATTGAAACGTTATCAACGCCGTCGTTTACCTGATAATTTAATCATGCAAGCTGGAATGGATGTGTTCTATATGGCATTTAGTGAAAAGTTACCGGGATTGAAAATAGTTAGGAATCTTGGGTTGATGGCGGCACAGCGCGCCGGAGAAGCAAAAAAACTGGCTCTGAAGTATGCGTTAGGGTTATAG
- a CDS encoding dicarboxylate/amino acid:cation symporter: MKQPIYKILYVQVIVAIVLGIALGHFFPDIGESLKPLGDAFIKIVKMIIAPVIFLTVVTGISGMSNMKAVGSVAGKAMLYFITFSTIALIIGLIIANIIRPGSGLNIDPATLDSSKVATYVEKAHESSIVSFLMNIIPDTVISPLVNGNILQVLFIAVIFGLALAATGKHGEPIVKLLQNFSEPVFKMVAMLMKLAPIGAFGAMAFTIGKYGISSIGNLMMLIMTFYITSLLFVLLVLGAVAKYNGFSIIELIKYIKDELWLVLGTSSSEAALPSLMRKMEHAGCEKSVVGLVIPTGYSFNLDGTNIYMTMAALFIAQATNIELTIWEQISLLLVAMISSKGAAGVTGAGFITLAATLMVVPSVPVAGMALILGIDRFMSECRALTNLVGNACACIVVARWEKELDTEKLAHAFSAKNETIDSVITEDDSINTDISHIQPIDLANNK, translated from the coding sequence ATAAAGCAACCAATATATAAAATATTATATGTTCAAGTGATAGTAGCCATCGTTCTGGGTATAGCACTTGGTCACTTTTTTCCAGACATTGGTGAGTCACTAAAACCGCTTGGTGATGCATTCATCAAAATCGTTAAAATGATTATCGCACCAGTTATCTTCTTAACTGTTGTCACCGGTATATCAGGGATGTCAAACATGAAGGCCGTGGGAAGTGTCGCAGGTAAAGCAATGCTCTACTTTATCACTTTCTCGACAATTGCTCTCATCATCGGTCTTATCATCGCGAATATCATTCGTCCAGGTTCGGGGCTTAATATTGATCCAGCGACTTTGGATAGCAGCAAAGTTGCCACCTACGTTGAAAAAGCACACGAATCCTCGATTGTCAGCTTTTTGATGAATATCATCCCTGATACCGTCATCAGCCCATTAGTTAATGGAAATATTCTGCAAGTTCTGTTTATTGCAGTTATTTTTGGGTTAGCGCTAGCTGCAACGGGTAAACACGGCGAGCCTATCGTTAAGTTACTGCAAAACTTTTCTGAACCTGTGTTCAAAATGGTGGCGATGCTAATGAAACTCGCCCCTATCGGGGCATTCGGTGCAATGGCATTTACCATTGGTAAATATGGAATATCCTCTATCGGCAATTTAATGATGCTGATTATGACTTTCTATATAACATCACTGCTATTTGTCTTACTGGTGTTGGGAGCGGTAGCCAAATATAACGGTTTCTCAATCATTGAACTGATTAAGTACATCAAAGATGAACTCTGGTTAGTATTAGGGACTTCTTCTTCTGAGGCCGCATTACCAAGTTTAATGCGAAAAATGGAGCATGCGGGGTGTGAAAAATCTGTTGTGGGCTTAGTGATCCCTACTGGTTATTCATTCAACCTTGATGGTACCAACATCTACATGACGATGGCCGCATTATTTATTGCCCAAGCCACCAATATTGAGCTGACTATCTGGGAACAAATTTCATTGCTGCTAGTTGCCATGATAAGCTCGAAGGGGGCAGCTGGTGTAACAGGTGCAGGTTTTATTACCTTAGCAGCCACTTTGATGGTGGTACCAAGCGTTCCTGTTGCAGGCATGGCGCTTATTTTAGGTATCGACCGATTTATGTCTGAGTGCCGCGCTTTAACTAACTTAGTCGGTAACGCATGTGCGTGTATCGTTGTTGCACGTTGGGAAAAAGAACTCGACACAGAAAAACTGGCTCATGCGTTTTCAGCAAAAAATGAAACAATAGATTCAGTGATTACTGAAGACGACAGCATCAATACAGATATAAGTCACATTCAGCCAATTGATTTAGCTAATAATAAATAG
- the nagC gene encoding DNA-binding transcriptional regulator NagC, with protein sequence MNQSHSLKQIGNIDLVKQLNSAVVYSLIDQHGPISRIQIAEQSQLAPASVTKITRQLLERGLIKEVDQQASTGGRRAISIVSEHKNFHTIGVRLGRYDATIALYDLGGKMIIDAHYPITEPSQQAVEQKLISALEDFIEHNQKRLKELIAISIILPGLVNPNSGIVYYMPHIKVDNWHLIDNLQAHFRITCYAGHDIRSLALAESYFGATRDCEDSLLVRIHRGAGAGLVINKEILLNHRGNLGEIGHIQVDPLGELCHCGNFGCLETIASNQAIEARVKQRLEQGYSSSLTLENCTISHICQAANTGDPLANEVIQHVGRQIGKAIAISINLFNPEKVVIAGDITEAEQILLPAIQSCIDTQALKGFRENLPIVTSQLVHNSAIGAFALTKRAMLNGELLQKLFES encoded by the coding sequence ATGAATCAAAGCCACTCGCTGAAGCAAATTGGTAATATTGATCTCGTCAAACAACTCAATAGCGCTGTCGTCTATAGTTTGATTGACCAACATGGCCCGATATCAAGAATTCAAATCGCGGAGCAAAGCCAACTTGCCCCAGCCAGTGTCACTAAAATCACTCGCCAACTACTCGAACGTGGCTTAATTAAAGAAGTTGACCAACAGGCCTCCACTGGGGGCCGACGTGCCATATCGATTGTCTCCGAACACAAAAATTTTCACACCATTGGCGTTCGTTTAGGCCGCTATGATGCCACCATCGCCTTATACGACTTAGGTGGCAAAATGATTATCGATGCTCATTACCCTATCACGGAACCTTCTCAGCAAGCGGTAGAACAAAAGCTGATTTCCGCCCTTGAAGATTTTATCGAACATAATCAAAAACGCTTAAAAGAGTTAATCGCAATTTCGATTATTCTCCCTGGGTTAGTTAACCCAAATAGTGGAATTGTCTACTACATGCCACATATCAAAGTTGACAATTGGCATCTCATCGATAATTTACAAGCGCACTTTAGAATAACGTGTTATGCAGGGCACGATATTCGCAGCCTAGCGCTCGCTGAGAGCTACTTTGGTGCAACCCGTGATTGCGAAGACTCACTCCTCGTCCGTATTCACAGGGGGGCAGGGGCAGGTTTGGTCATCAATAAAGAGATATTGCTCAACCACCGAGGTAACCTCGGGGAAATCGGCCATATCCAAGTTGACCCACTCGGTGAACTTTGTCACTGTGGCAATTTTGGTTGTTTAGAAACCATTGCCTCAAACCAAGCGATTGAAGCTCGTGTAAAACAACGTTTAGAACAAGGCTATTCAAGCTCCCTTACATTGGAAAATTGTACGATTTCCCATATTTGCCAAGCCGCCAATACAGGAGACCCACTTGCCAATGAAGTTATTCAGCATGTTGGCCGTCAAATTGGTAAAGCGATTGCTATCTCAATAAACTTGTTTAACCCTGAAAAAGTCGTCATTGCAGGCGATATCACGGAAGCAGAACAAATTCTGTTACCCGCGATTCAAAGCTGCATTGACACACAAGCCTTAAAAGGGTTTAGGGAGAATCTCCCCATCGTCACGTCACAGTTAGTTCATAACTCTGCGATAGGCGCTTTCGCACTCACTAAACGGGCAATGCTCAATGGTGAATTATTACAAAAACTGTTTGAAAGCTAA